In Cryptomeria japonica chromosome 10, Sugi_1.0, whole genome shotgun sequence, a genomic segment contains:
- the LOC131055914 gene encoding protein TIFY 10b translates to MSQSQLFTIDFLGIASDENGSPQLDSTMDCPKQLVHSRSTQSYLGKIKPFMLQQVLSHGCLSDSKKIHREGQIRVCEGIKTLDLFPQHPLGFQSSSKQDNSQSGLLDTQIEIPEAVPANPSSTQLTILYNYPRHSVSNSQESTQGGKQRHAVETSNANLPLAKRLSLQRFLQKRKDRLSRVIPYVTSSE, encoded by the exons ATGTCTCAATCTCAGCTGTTCACGATAGATTTCTTGGGAATTGCAAGTGATGAGAATGGCAGCCCCCAATTGGATTCCACCATGGATTGCCCTAAACAACTTGTGCACAGTCGAT CAACGCAGTCATACCTGGGAAAGATAAAACCCTTTATGCTGCAACAAGTGCTCTCACATGGATGTCTGAGCGATTCAAAAAAAATTCACAGAGAAGGTCAGATTAGGGTTTGTGAAGGAATTAAGACCCTGGATCTGTTTCCACAGCATCCTCTAGGGTTTCAATCCAGCAGTAAACAGGACAATAGCCAATCCGGTTTGCTGGATACACAAATTGAAATTCCTGAAGCCGTTCCAGCCAATCCATCGTCCACCCAACTAACGATTTTGTACAACTATCCAAGGCATAGTGTTTCGAATTCACAAGAATCCACACAAGGGGGAAAGCAAAGGCATGCTGTTGAAACATCAAATGCCA ATCTTCCGCTAGCTAAGAGGTTATCCCTTCAACGATTTCTTCAGAAACGGAAGGACAG ACTGAGCAGAGTTATTCCATACGTGACGTCATCGGAATAA